A section of the Leminorella richardii genome encodes:
- a CDS encoding DUF808 domain-containing protein, whose amino-acid sequence MAGSSLLALLDDIAAVLDDVALMTKMAAKKTSGVLGDDLALNAQQVTGVRAERELPVVWAVAKGSFLNKLILVPLALAISAFIPWAVTPLLMLGGAFLCFEGVEKLAHRFLHRDDRASEAGSEADVKTPEEIAAYEKQKIKGAVRTDFILSAEIVAITLGTVAGATLSQQLAVMSSIAILMTVGVYGLVAGIVKLDDVGFYLNRKKAAVLRAIGAGLVNVTPYLMKTLSVVGTAAMFMVGGGILTHGIPVVSDAIERAAHATLTLIPGLIGRVVNALTPTLLNMAFGVVAGAVVLLVVILIGKVRSTKKA is encoded by the coding sequence TTGGCAGGAAGCAGCTTACTGGCCCTACTTGACGATATCGCCGCCGTACTTGACGACGTCGCGCTGATGACCAAAATGGCGGCAAAAAAGACCTCTGGCGTACTGGGGGACGATCTCGCTCTCAATGCTCAGCAGGTAACCGGCGTCAGAGCCGAGCGCGAGCTGCCCGTTGTTTGGGCAGTGGCAAAAGGCTCTTTTCTCAACAAGCTGATTCTGGTTCCTCTGGCGCTGGCCATCAGCGCCTTTATTCCCTGGGCGGTTACGCCACTTTTGATGCTCGGCGGCGCGTTTTTATGTTTCGAAGGGGTCGAAAAGCTGGCTCACCGCTTTCTCCATCGCGACGATCGTGCCAGCGAGGCGGGCAGCGAAGCTGACGTGAAAACGCCAGAAGAAATCGCTGCTTATGAAAAGCAGAAGATTAAAGGCGCAGTGCGTACCGACTTTATTCTGTCGGCTGAGATCGTCGCGATTACTCTGGGTACTGTTGCGGGCGCAACCCTGAGTCAGCAGCTGGCAGTGATGTCCAGCATTGCCATTCTCATGACCGTGGGCGTTTATGGCCTGGTGGCGGGTATCGTGAAGCTTGACGACGTTGGCTTTTACCTGAATCGGAAAAAGGCCGCCGTGCTGCGTGCTATTGGCGCGGGCCTGGTTAACGTTACTCCTTACCTGATGAAAACCCTTTCTGTCGTGGGTACGGCAGCCATGTTTATGGTGGGTGGCGGCATTCTTACTCACGGTATTCCCGTCGTTTCTGACGCCATTGAGCGCGCTGCTCACGCAACGCTGACGCTGATCCCCGGGCTTATTGGCCGGGTCGTCAATGCGCTGACACCAACGCTGTTGAATATGGCCTTCGGCGTTGTTGCGGGCGCTGTCGTTTTGCTGGTCGTTATCCTAATCGGTAAAGTGCGCTCGACAAAGAAAGCCTAA